In Zygosaccharomyces rouxii strain CBS732 chromosome F complete sequence, a single window of DNA contains:
- the AVT2 gene encoding Avt2p (similar to uniprot|P39981 Saccharomyces cerevisiae YEL064C AVT2 Putative transporter member of a family of seven S. cerevisiae genes (AVT1-7) related to vesicular GABA-glycine transporters) — MSGGRGYEPLTGSDQLGTRSDPEFELSHFTSQNNSSKKDSHNSLEGEEEEPEDREGTNDTTNLEYGIDDNYDNDDEFVNDVIRENNKKSTMKWAFMNMANSILGAGVIGQPIAIKNSGIVGAIIAYLVLFVLVDWTLRLIVINLTLAGKKTYQDTVAFAMGKRGRIAVLTANGLFAFGGCIGFCIIIGDTLPHVFRAFIHQNSVFLSRRLIITIVTICISYPLALQRNIAALSKASFLALISMVIIVFTVIIRGPEIHAKRDPLTWEDILVTPRIFRGISVISFALVCHHNTSFIYFSIKNRSLRKFNRLTHISTSISVVFCMIMGFSGFAAFGQNTKGNVLNNFSADDKAVNIARLCFGFNMLTTFPLEIFVLRDVIASFIGGHQPNGDPNVLSKSNHFIITTILVFGTMSISLLTCNLGAIFELIGATTASMMAYILPPWVNLLLTSDKTFRQKLPHFACIAFGFSIMLISSIQTILDTMNGTDEKQCEL, encoded by the coding sequence ATGTCTGGTGGTAGAGGCTACGAACCTTTGACCGGTTCAGATCAGCTGGGAACTAGGTCTGATCCAGAATTTGAACTGTCTCATTTCACAAGTCAAAATAACAGCAGCAAGAAAGATTCTCACAACAGTTTAGAAGgcgaagaagaagagccAGAAGATCGAGAAGGCACTAATGACACTACAAATTTAGAATATGGTATTGATGATAATTATGATAATGACGATGAATTTGTCAACGACGTGATACGTGAAAACAATAAGAAATCCACAATGAAATGGGCATTTATGAACATGGCTAATAGTATTTTGGGAGCAGGTGTTATTGGCCAACCTATAGCaataaaaaattctggAATCGTGGGCGCTATAATTGCATATTTAGTGCTTTTCGTCCTGGTGGATTGGACTTTAAGATTAATTGTCATCAATTTAACTCTTGCTGGCAAGAAGACTTATCAAGATACGGTCGCTTTTGCCATGGGCAAGCGTGGTAGAATTGCCGTTTTAACAGCTAACGGTCTGtttgcatttggtggttGCATTGGGttttgtattattattggTGATACTTTACCTCACGTTTTCAGAGCCTTCATCCATCAGAATAGTGTCTTTCTCAGTAGAAGATTgattattaccattgtaACTATATGCATATCGTACCCATTGGCTCTACAGAGGAATATTGCGGCATTGTCAAAGGCGTCCTTCTTGGCGCTCATTAGCATGGTTATTATCGTGTTTACCGTCATTATAAGAGGGCCGGAAATTCATGCCAAGCGTGACCCTCTAACTTGGGAAGATATTTTGGTTACTCCAAGGATTTTCCGTGGTATTTCTGTGATATCGTTTGCATTGGTATGCCATCATAATACGAGTTTTATCTATTTCTCCATCAAGAACAGAAGTTTACGAAAATTCAATAGATTAACACATATTAGTACTTCAATTTCTGTGGTATTCTGTATGATTATGGGGTTCTCAGGCTTTGCGGCCTTTGGTCAAAATACCAAAGGTAATGttttaaacaatttttccGCAGACGATAAGGCGGTAAACATTGCCAGATTATGCTTTGGATTTAACATGCTTACGACTTTCCCACTAGAAATTTTTGTGTTAAGAGATGTGATTGCTTCATTTATTGGCGGACATCAACCCAATGGTGATCCCAATGTTTTATCCAAGAGCAATcattttatcattactaCAATTTTAGTATTTGGAACCATGTCCATTTCTTTATTGACTTGTAACTTAGGAGCAATTTTCGAGTTGATCGGTGCTACGACAGCATCGATGATGGCCTATATTTTGCCGCCATGGGTTAACTTACTACTTACTAGTGATAAAACCTTTAGGCAGAAATTGCCCCATTTTGCATGTATTGCGTTTGGCTTTAGCATCATGTTAATCAGTAGCATACAAACTATTCTAGATACGATGAATGGCACTGACGAGAAGCAGTGTGAGCTATGA
- a CDS encoding cyclin family protein (weakly similar to uniprot|P13365 Saccharomyces cerevisiae YAL040C), translating into MKKYVSLHPELIRSEQITSEVSIRPFKNEILEYLQTLEGSCTTLNSSMIDNQPEINWSMRPYIIDFIMELHLFFKLSQETFFLACFIADKYCCKRIVYKRHYQLLAATSLWIAAKYQDKKTRIPTLRELALLCRQIYEPKMFVQMEKHILSTLEWSVGSLVSTFDVVQWLLSTSSMKTLPKNTEFLSLTSFLCDLTLYEREFMNYTSSVKAISVLLLACKVIQNDSFSQFLNQLIDNQIKWDKFENLDDLCFHIAGDSLSNDLSLSLNAENFQSIRKCLYYLIKEIFQDKNCDDSMVNQRVILKKYKKYPITHWLYNFRKEHLETESQLTALSNSLNLGTITPYADAMTNWIWESILNSVDKLVGLQRNNDLTEEDELMIDDDFSQDLSLLSSQSSSYVNNNDFNIPPHLNCTDVNTPTTSSTSSSILNPSTPVFQNFNNYNGTVRHTKAGSGQNFHNFPPTPLSANSTFSNRPRLSTGSSVSSVSPRSSTSDAFKKPLRSNTRHSRGNNHLVILRESSNQSDYFD; encoded by the coding sequence ATGAAGAAATATGTGTCATTACATCCAGAACTAATTAGATCTGAACAGATCACTAGTGAAGTTTCAATTAGACCgtttaaaaatgaaattttagaatATTTGCAAACGTTAGAAGGTTCTTGTACTACattgaattcttcaatgatCGATAACCAACCTGAGATCAATTGGAGTATGAGACCATACATTATCGACTTTATAATGGAATTACaccttttcttcaaacttTCACAAGAGACTTTTTTCCTGGCATGTTTTATCGCTGACAAGTACTGCTGTAAGAGAATTGTCTATAAGAGACATTATCAATTGTTAGCAGCTACTTCGTTGTGGATTGCTGCTAAATATCAGGATAAAAAGACGAGGATCCCCACATTGAGGGAGCTTGCTTTACTCTGTCGTCAAATTTATGAACCTAAAATGTTTGTTCAAATGGAAAAGCATATTTTATCTACATTAGAATGGTCAGTAGGTTCATTAGTCTCTACATTTGATGTAGTCCAATGGTTGCTTTCCACATCATCAATGAAAACGTTACCTAAAAATAcagaatttttatcattaacATCATTCCTCTGTGATTTGACATTATATGAAAGGGAATTCATGAATTATACTTCTTCAGTCAAAGCCATCTCGGTACTTTTGCTAGCTTGTAAAGTAATTCAGAATGACTCTTTTTCACAATTTttaaatcaattgattgataATCAAATTAAGTGGGACaagtttgaaaatttagatGATCTTTGCTTCCATATCGCTGGCGATAGTTTGTCAAATGATCTCTCACTATCGTTAAATGCAgaaaatttccaatctATCAGGAAATGCCTTTACTACTTGATAAAAGAAATCTTTCAAGATAAGAATTGTGATGATTCTATGGTTAATCAAAGGGttattttaaagaaatatAAGAAATACCCAATTACCCATTGGTTATACAATTTTAGAAAAGAACACTTAGAAACTGAATCACAATTAACTGCattatcaaattcattaaatCTAGGCACAATTACCCCATATGCTGATGCAATGACCAATTGGATTTGGGAATCCATTTTAAATTCCgtggataaattggtaGGCTTACAAAGAAATAATGATTTGACGGAAGAAGACGAGTTAAtgattgatgatgatttttcaCAAGATTTATCATTACTAAGTTCACAATCATCATCTTATGTTAACAACAACGATTTTAATATACCACCGCATTTGAATTGCACAGATGTTAATACAccaacaacatcatcaacatcgTCATCTATTTTGAATCCATCGACACctgtttttcaaaattttaataATTACAATGGTACTGTTCGTCATACAAAGGCTGGTAGCGGTCAAAATTTCCATAATTTCCCACCAACTCCGCTTTCTGCAAATTCAACTTTTAGCAATCGACCTCGGTTGAGTACAGGTAGCAGTGTCAGTAGTGTCTCACCAAGATCAAGTACATCAGATGCTTTTAAAAAACCATTGAGATCAAATACCCGTCATTCCCGAGGTAATAACCATTTGGTTATATTAAGGGAATCCAGCAATCAAAGTGATTATTTTGATTAG
- a CDS encoding S8 family peptidase (conserved hypothetical protein) has translation MLWFLTAILSTALAAQFVVQLQDKTALNAVLNSYALSSDQQGPEITDIFELGSFRAFTGDFSGPILQKLYNDPNVLAISRDGSLKLQEIVLQNNAPSHLVGLSSISPLSHQPFIYRSNGGNGVDVYLLDTGIDIKHPNLSKLNILRMADLTQSPVPQGTDPQGHGTAMAGIIASETFGVLKKCNLVDVRVADSNGDVKLSTILQALTLTQRHIEGTKRPSVVVIPLEVEDGNNPILTEAIASFDQSVPIIIPAGNNAQDALNFSPANVNPKPKNIIVVGSVDVNNNPTKFTNYGSNVDVFTVGEQITTLQSTDLDSQGLSNSLTRQVSGTSASSAITAGVIGYYMSLGLNSTQSINKVLQYSRCANTFAKHSTNTNECARLLQLQP, from the coding sequence ATGCTCTGGTTCCTAACAGCAATCTTGTCTACTGCGTTAGCAGCACAATTTGTCGTTCAATTGCAAGATAAAACTGCGTTGAATGCAGTCTTGAACAGCTATGCCTTGAGTTCTGATCAACAAGGTCCAGAAATTACCgatatttttgaattaGGGTCGTTTAGAGCGTTTACAGGAGATTTTTCTGGTCCTATTTTACAGAAATTGTACAATGATCCAAATGTATTGGCAATTTCTAGAGACGGAAGCttaaaattacaagagaTCGTTTTACAAAACAATGCACCCTCTCATTTGGTTGGcctttcttcaatttcaccgTTATCTCATCAACCGTTTATTTATCGTTCCAATGGCGGTAACGGCGTTGATGTTTATCTATTAGACACGGGGATTGACATTAAACATCCAAATTTGTCCAAGTTGAACATTCTTAGGATGGCAGACTTAACGCAATCGCCTGTGCCTCAAGGCACTGATCCTCAAGGTCACGGTACTGCTATGGCGGGTATAATTGCATCAGAAACCTTTGGTGTACTTAAGAAATGTAACTTGGTTGACGTTAGAGTTGCTGATTCTAATGGAGATGTTAAGTTGAGTACAATCTTACAGGCATTGACGTTGACACAACGTCACATTGAAGGAACGAAGAGACCTTCCGTGGTAGTAATTCCATTAGAAGTGGAAGACGGTAACAATCCAATTCTAACTGAAGCTATCGCCAGTTTTGATCAATCTGTACCTATTATCATTCCAGCTGGTAACAATGCACAAGATGCCCTTAATTTCAGTCCCGCCAACGTTAATCCAAAGCCTAAGAACATAATTGTCGTCGGTTCAGTTGATGTTAACAATAATCCTACAAAGTTCACAAACTATGGTTCAAACGTTGATGTTTTCACTGTAGGTGAACAAATTACGACTTTACAATCAACTGATCTGGATTCTCAAGGATTGTCGAATTCCCTAACGAGACAAGTATCAGGCACTTCGGCTAGCAGCGCTATTACAGCAGGAGTAATTGGTTATTATATGTCATTAGGATTGAATTCGACACAATCGATCAACAAAGTTCTACAGTACAGTAGATGTGCTAATACGTTTGCAAAGCATTCAACTAATACTAATGAATGTGCAAGGCTTCTACAACTTCAACCTTGA
- the SEC2 gene encoding guanine nucleotide exchange factor SEC2 (weakly similar to uniprot|P17065 Saccharomyces cerevisiae YNL272C SEC2 Guanyl-nucleotide exchange factor for the small G-protein Sec4p located on cytoplasmic vesicles essential for post-Golgi vesicle transport) — protein MSEPSEVEESRRVSTQIMSLSTQLIESIERQSTLEKELNQANKIIEGHGGAMQEYEKLKKNFAELEKRESNKDAQLNKLREELRKQKEARTEADSNADKLNHEVEELTASLFDEANNMVADARKASHATELRNAKLVEQLHERDALLETLNLQLRHLKKVIQTLDDDSMASEQVKTLANASDNANLAASLSKNLSSSHGRQIEAPLGPIFSPNITAVRYDLGLYHEFLKFLAVLPDYQDIKDTASDSKLLRRLVNDEIQPVLKLENASGLGWILKRTLVNLMIEGLVAVEPISGLNEMHQYGYASPMLNQHSKMGGNNSNSLENSPATTSNTSTTTKRNHSRSSSMTKSLNLFNYPSDSPPVALREKCAICGECRDDLVEHARLHILKTQSRADDGTVTVNNTFPLCKYCVLKIRQTCEIFAFLRSLKLGAWKLEKVSLTSVSKGDSKEFSQVSMVNSNEDKPNRDSKKENRKTARKSFMAGMNALNSKNTTVTPEVPVSQAGAPTTNIQWAWIQLCRLRSMLHWTHIGIWNVDDCITSKIGPLVINDGSNNAAGKTTTHDINGSVNKDGSSSNETPTGEAYGEKHSQVPPVPSTPVAASEPANNSNEPDTFDFEAGGDTPIDDQKTKTESPKKEKEHSTPQKPTHSPETIQEEKENINEDNPRSSEVEEKKTEDEKKEKKNSSKISESNENSNSSKELLDNLDKLGEQLKEESGTSEAPQTNGNGSKNVNSNTNRNNGSPSPKKKDVQRHRSIKSVLQSDNESASNTEDQYDDAQEIQ, from the coding sequence ATGTCAGAGCCTTCAGAAGTTGAGGAATCTAGGCGGGTTTCCACCCAGATCATGTCTCTATCAACACAGTTAATTGAGTCTATTGAGAGGCAATcaactttggaaaaggaGTTAAACCAAGCCAACAAGATTATTGAAGGCCATGGCGGTGCTATGCAAGAGTATGAaaagctgaagaagaatttcGCAGAGTTAGAGAAAAGAGAGTCAAATAAGGATGCCCAATTGAACAAACTTAGGGAGGAACTGCGAAAACAGAAGGAAGCTCGGACTGAAGCTGATTCTAATGCTGACAAGCTGAATCATGAAGTGGAGGAACTTACGGCATCTCTATTTGACGAAGCAAACAATATGGTGGCGGATGCTAGAAAAGCTAGCCATGCTACTGAGTTGAGAAATGCTAAATTGGTGGAACAGTTGCATGAAAGAGATGCGCTCttggaaactttgaatCTGCAACTAAGACATCTTAAGAAAGTTATCCAAACtttggatgatgatagtATGGCAAGTGAACAAGTAAAGACCCTAGCGAATGCATCTGATAATGCTAACCTGGCTGCTTCCTTAAGTAAAAATCTAAGTTCCAGCCATGGTCGTCAAATTGAAGCTCCTTTAGGCCCtatcttttcaccaaacaTTACGGCGGTTCGTTATGATTTAGGTCTTTACCAcgaatttttaaaatttttggcaGTTTTACCCGACTATCAAGATATTAAGGATACTGCTTCAGATTCCAAACTGCTGAGAAGATTAgttaatgatgaaatcCAACCTGTActcaaattggaaaatgcaAGTGGCCTAGGCTGGATCCTTAAGAGAACTCTAGTCAATCTTATGATAGAAGGTCTAGTTGCTGTAGAACCAATCAGTGGTCTCAATGAAATGCATCAATATGGTTATGCCTCTCCAATGCTAAACCAACACAGCAAAATGGGCggtaataatagtaatagcCTTGAAAATAGCCCCGCTACTACTAGTAATACATCTACGACAACAAAACGTAATCATTCTAGAAGCAGCAGTATGACGAAGAGTTTAAATCTGTTTAACTATCCATCCGATTCTCCACCGGTCGCTCTACGTGAGAAATGTGCTATTTGTGGAGAATGCAGGGATGATCTTGTCGAACATGCTCGTCTGCATATCCTCAAGACTCAAAGCCGCGCTGACGATGGAACAGTGACAGTCAACAACACGTTCCCACTGTGCAAATACTGCGTTTTGAAAATAAGACAAACTTGTGAAATATTTGCATTCTTACGTTCATTGAAATTAGGAGCCTGGAAACTGGAAAAAGTTTCATTAACCAGTGTTTCCAAAGGCGATTCAAAAGAGTTCTCTCAAGTCTCCATGGTAAACAGTAATGAGGACAAGCCAAATAGAGattcaaagaaggaaaacCGTAAAACTGCGAGAAAAAGTTTCATGGCTGGCATGAATGCATTGAATAGCAAGAATACTACGGTAACACCAGAAGTACCAGTCTCACAGGCTGGCGCCCCAACCACCAATATTCAGTGGGCATGGATTCAACTATGCAGACTTCGTAGTATGCTCCATTGGACTCATATTGGTATATGGAATGTGGACGATTGTATTACGTCTAAGATTGGTCCCCTTGTGATTAACGatggtagtaataatgCCGCTGGCAAAACGACTACACATGATATTAATGGTTCTGTGAATAAAGAtggatcatcttcaaacGAAACACCTACAGGGGAAGCTTATGGAGAGAAACACTCACAGGTCCCACCAGTCCCATCTACACCAGTGGCGGCATCAGAACCAGCtaacaatagtaatgaaCCCGATACATTTGATTTCGAGGCTGGTGGTGACACTCCAATAGATGatcaaaagacaaaaacTGAATCTCCtaaaaaagagaaagaacaTTCAACACCACAAAAGCCAACCCATTCTCCAGAAACCATTCaggaagaaaaggaaaacatAAATGAAGATAATCCGAGATCAAGCGAAGtagaagagaagaagactgaggatgaaaagaaggagaagaagaacagtAGCAAGATCTCCGAATCGAATGAAAACTCAAATTCCAGTAAAGAACTGCTTGACAATTTAGATAAATTGGGCGAGCAATTAAAAGAGGAGAGCGGTACCTCAGAGGCACCACAGACTAATGGAAATGGGAGTAAAAATGTTAATTCTAATACGAACCGTAATAACGGTAGCCCTTCTcccaagaagaaagacGTTCAACGTCATCGAAGCATAAAGAGCGTCCTACAAAGTGACAACGAAAGCGCATCCAATACAGAAGACCAGTATGACGATGCCCAGGAGATTCAATAG
- the TOF1 gene encoding Tof1p (similar to uniprot|P53840 Saccharomyces cerevisiae YNL273W TOF1 Protein that interacts with topoisomerase I) translates to MVDPNDLSTTVLKARIALLATAIGGPDYTSNLDPPPYKLGDDCLACLKDLKRWFRLVDENQNRWDVAIAAAEYRILQDDLIPILIDWENKCSLAHKLNKDSYNKEYHDNIALLCVQLIVIMTCPQVLTDQSTARQVAVYSELKKRQLEYKRDILMAERGKVLRAIVRLASKVIKIDRIDRTPRDNVVLRLIINLFRNVVAIEPGELNITKKKQISTKGINSVDTLPPGVSMDDISLNTVIAAFQKNKVLGLVLTLASSMSVEFEQDFINTPLMELMFYLTKDIPPESLVGSDKRQESHNDSDRVSSTGAELLNLLDKENNLKKNVIKNTSTRHSRFGALLSIQTPDSGRLTVSGGGQNLLDDSTALNKLDSRKKWNKRSVQHRDDIVAEGLPNSLLNSGTKSGFSLDSTMMKFAHFIDDFIDSSFNTLLHSVTNQYTGDQDQMTTLEKTEYLLFFSWFVKYQREKCNKDLAADISSVDSALQETSFILVSTILRTGYELKNWAAVHAGMIAFNELLLLISSIQDPYNSDEVEFIVGKLFSDDRIQLLTSLPKTAFRYSLQYMKSCVELVHTVLETLEQYTKDNSLTVTRKTKSTKRKEITEEQVTVLMDSQGIGRDEALDLLNPSFKKMEFNFMKVLKKFCVESIVDTYINYLQRFRELNDTEIKKAIYFLHRVFVQASEQSILFRLDLIMLLKDMLAPDGVSRKSRVRKHIEQFSNYFLYKLKKRLKSSPSWYIGLLFPLLYGSEVGYFQKYGEVKPHKENNYHAVPPSRFKNIEDEEQLPESVLKDMKFGILVSTLIDDGKEELLISLISHMQVALDRFKSWLSVNVQHERETENSPDEILGSENFNGSKPFIFDKDFRTLLDLIGYSLPLNVEEQCKLPGNVEIDSLQDSLELVKKHLATPFQTPNGLPSSSYLLRPKLNASGSNAEDDGWHGDDEYDYEEPGIVPDGQQLFVTDDDAYFEELEKDMGDKLSGKETDKDKGIAKSKKKPKAKTKRSRKQKDNSSLPLHDIGEQPEKTKQRKDVLSKDFISDSEEEEDNINPLFFENEMYMRWLLDKHRGQLPEERYALFGKFSAERIANNGSLVNDYSALFGGAVPDLEDLRSSETTSDSPDRTLISLSRRVAAEIEKASEEPEPQNTHETDLSDSEVSMDDFPVSTSNADARTSPLTKRPTTDLSSSEDDNSTGHANLSRKKRKVLFADDEDDD, encoded by the coding sequence ATGGTCGACCCCAATGATCTATCTACCACTGTATTGAAAGCAAGAATTGCACTATTAGCAACAGCTATCGGTGGTCCCGATTATACTTCAAATCTAGATCCACCACCGTACAAATTGGGTGACGATTGTTTAGCATGTcttaaagatttgaaaaggtgGTTTAGATTGGTTGATGAGAACCAAAATCGTTGGGATGTAGCAATAGCAGCTGCAGAATACAGGATTTTACAAGACGATCTGATACCAATTCTAATCGATTGGGAGAATAAATGTTCATTGGCGCACAAACTGAATAAAGATTCATATAACAAGGAATATCATGACAACATAGCCCTATTATGCGTTCAACTAATAGTTATTATGACATGTCCCCAAGTATTAACAGATCAATCCACAGCCAGACAAGTAGCCGTTTACAGTGAATTAAAGAAACGTCAATTAGAATATAAAAGAGATATACTGATGGCAGAAAGAGGTAAGGTATTGAGGGCAATCGTAAGGTTGGCTTCAAAAGTTATCAAAATTGATAGAATTGATAGAACTCCCAGAGATAACGTTGTGTTAAGGTTAATTATCAATTTATTTCGTAATGTTGTAGCCATTGAACCAGGTGAATTAAACATcacgaagaagaaacagatTTCCACCAAGGGAATCAACAGTGTAGACACTTTACCACCAGGTGTCTCAATGGATGATATATCATTGAACACAGTCATTGCGGCAttccaaaagaacaagGTTTTAGGATTAGTGTTAACGTTAGCATCATCCATGTCAGTGGAATTTGAACaagattttatcaatacACCTTTGATGGAACTTATGTTTTACTTAACAAAGGACATTCCCCCTGAATCCCTTGTGGGCAGTGATAAACGGCAAGAATCACATAACGACAGTGACAgagtttcttcaacaggCGCAGAGTTGTTGAATTTACTTGATAAAGAGAAcaatctgaagaagaatgTGATTAAAAACACATCTACAAGGCATTCGAGATTTGGTGCGCTCTTATCCATTCAAACCCCTGATAGTGGTAGGTTGACTGTATCTGGTGGTGGTCAAAATTTATTAGATGATAGCACTGCTTTGAATAAATTGGACagtagaaaaaaatggaataaAAGATCCGTACAACATCGTGATGATATAGTAGCTGAGGGCTTACCCAATAGTTTATTAAATTCAGGAACTAAATCAGGGTTCTCTCTTGATTCTACCATGATGAAATTTGCACATTTTATCGATGATTTCATAGATTCCAGTTTTAACACCTTGTTACACAGCGTCACAAACCAATACACAGGGGATCAAGATCAAATGACcactttggaaaaaactgaatatttattatttttctcGTGGTTTGTAAAATACCAAAGAGAGAAATGTAATAAGGATTTAGCCGCCGATATAAGTTCTGTGGATTCAGCTTTACAAGAAACATCATTTATCTTAGTTTCTACAATATTGCGTACCGGGTATGAACTGAAAAACTGGGCTGCTGTTCATGCGGGAATGATTGCATTCAATGAATTATTACTTTTAATAAGTTCCATCCAAGATCCATACAATAGCGATGAAGTGGAATTTATCGTGGGAAAATTATTCAGTGACGATAGAATTCAACTGCTAACAAGTCTTCCGAAAACTGCATTTAGATATTCTCTGCAATATATGAAGAGTTGTGTCGAATTGGTACATACGGTGTTGGAAACGTTAGAACAGTATACCAAggataattctttaacTGTCACCAGGAAAACAAAAAGTACTAAAAGAAAGGAAATTACGGAAGAGCAAGTTACTGTTTTGATGGACTCCCAAGGTATAGGAAGAGATGAAGCTCTCGATCTTTTGAATCCATCCTTTAAAAAGATGGAATTTAATTTCATGAAAGtgttgaagaagttttGCGTTGAATCAATCGTCGATACTTATATCAATTATCTTCAAAGGTTTAGAGAATTGAATGACACTGAAATTAAGAAAGCCATTTATTTTTTGCATCGTGTATTCGTACAAGCTTCAGAAcaatcaattttatttcGACTTGACCTGATAATGCTCCTAAAAGACATGCTTGCCCCCGATGGGGTGAGCAGAAAGTCTCGAGTGAGAAAGCATATTGAGCAATTCTCAAACTATTTTCTATacaaattaaagaaaagactCAAGAGCTCGCCCTCGTGGTACATTGGATTGCTGTTCCCGTTGTTATACGGGAGTGAGGTCGGCTACTTTCAGAAATACGGTGAAGTCAAGCCACATAAGGAGAATAACTATCACGCAGTTCCTCCTAGTCGGTTTAAAAacattgaagatgaagaacaattgcCTGAATCGGTTCTCAAAGACATGAAATTTGGTATTCTTGTTTCCACCTTAATTGATGATGGGAAGGAAGAATTGCTTATCAGTTTGATATCACATATGCAAGTGGCTCTTGATCGTTTTAAATCATGGCTTTCAGTCAACGTGCAACATGAAAGAGAGACAGAAAACTCTCCTGATGAAATACTCGGttctgaaaatttcaatggatCCAAGCCCTTCATATTCGACAAAGATTTCCGTACGcttttggatttgatcGGTTATTCTTTGCCGCTCAATGTAGAAGAACAGTGTAAACTTCCAGGAAATGTTGAAATCGATTCCCTTCAAGAttctttggaattggtgaaaaaacACCTGGCTACACCCTTCCAAACTCCTAATGGACTTCCATCTTCCTCATATCTCCTAAGACCCAAGTTGAATGCATCTGGGTCGAatgcagaagatgatggtTGGCATGGGGATGATGAATATGATTACGAAGAACCGGGGATTGTACCAGATGGTCAACAGCTATTTGTGacagatgatgatgcaTACTTCGAAGAGCTTGAAAAGGATATGGGAGATAAATTGTCAGGTAAAGAAACTGATAAAGATAAAGGAATTGccaaatcaaagaaaaaaccTAAAGCCAAAACCAAAAGATCCAGGAAACAAAAGGACAATTCTTCGTTACCATTGCATGATATTGGTGAACAACCTGAAAAAACTAAGCAGCGTAAGGATGTTTTGAGTAAAGATTTCATTAgtgattctgaagaagaggaagataatatcaatccattgttttttgaaaatgaaatgtaTATGAGATGGTTACTTGATAAACATAGAGGGCAACTTCCAGAGGAAAGGTATGCTCTCTTCGGTAAATTTTCTGCCGAAAGGATTGCTAATAATGGTTCCCTGGTGAATGATTATTCCGCATTATTTGGTGGTGCTGTACCAGATCTGGAGGATTTACGTAGTTCAGAAACAACTAGCGATTCACCTGATAGAACATTGATATCTTTATCGAGGCGGGTCGCAGCTGAGATTGAAAAGGCCTCTGAAGAACCTGAACCTCAGAATACTCACGAGACAGATCTTTCAGATTCTGAAGTATCCATGGACGACTTTCCGGTAAGCACATCCAATGCTGATGCTAGAACGAGCCCTTTAACCAAGCGGCCAACAACTGATCTCTCgtcttcagaagatgacAACAGCACTGGACATGCAAACCTGTCGAGAAAAAAACGTAAAGTTCTATTTGctgatgacgaagatgatgattgA